A stretch of DNA from Arachis hypogaea cultivar Tifrunner chromosome 19, arahy.Tifrunner.gnm2.J5K5, whole genome shotgun sequence:
TATGAGTGTAATTTAGAAATCGTAACTAAATTTATAGCTGAGTATTCATATACCAATTAACTATTATCGAAGTTCatagttaaaattattttaataatgtgagTAGCAGTGAACTAAACAAACCTTTCTCCTGTGAACTGTAAGATCTTTAAGAACACGACACTTTTCAAGTATTTTCATGGCAAGCTCGATCACAGAATAACCACCAGCTGTATCACAAAAATCAAGAGACGCGCTTCTCACGCTGTGCAAATTACGAACAGAAAACCCCTCCAACTCTCTGTTGAATAACAGACTAAGATTTTCAAGAGACGGCGCGTCTAACTCAAATCCCTCAATTACATAGTTACTCAAAGCGGTGATGGTAAgactcttcaaggaagaagaagccaCGCGAAGTTTTTGCACGCGCAGATCAGGACACGTGGAGATGAAGAGCTTAAGATTCAGAGTTTCAAGAACGGGACATCGAGAGAGAAGAACATCCACATTCCGAGTAGATCCGAGATTCAGAGACAGAGACTTCAGCGATGGAAAAAAGAGGTACGATTCACGTGAGAGAGCCGCGATACTGTTCCTGATCAATAAAGTGGGAGCCAATGGAAGATTATCATTATTTTCTCTTGAGAGGAGAAGGTGCAGTTCTTCGAGTTGTGGCCCCATGGCGGCGTTGATCCAGTTCTTGACAGTTACTAAGTTTGCTTCGCTGAAGTCACTTTGGAGGCGAAACTTTCGAATACGGCCTGGTCTGCGGAGGGCCAGGACAGATTTAACAGAATAAAATAACGACTTCTGCGATTTTTTTTTCTGTTGGAACTTGAAGACTTCCATATCCTTCCAGACGTTCCGCCACCGGCGAGATAGGACGCTGGTGGTGGCGACAATCACGGGGGTTGGggttgggaggaaggagaggatgtGGCAGAGTAAACAGTCCGGTAAGCTGCTGATTCTGTCAATGTCGTCGTCGGCCACTGATATAAttggtgttgttgttgtttttgccGCCTTTGAGTCTCGTTCCGCCATGGAAGTAGACTAGAGCAAAGGTTGTGTTACtgttttttctttggttttttctACAGGTGGTGgtggtatatatatattatgaaaaatATACCGTATGGTAGGGTTTGGTTAATTTATtgtatttgatatttaatttaaaaaaataaaaaatagaaaatagagaaAGTTTAAGGGAGTTTGGTGAGCAGTTATCAGCAGAAAAAGAGTAAgtaattttattcttatattattaaatttaattttatattattaaaaatattaataataattaattaatgattacaaattataaaatttattgatttCTTAGCACTTTTCTAAAAAAAGGAaaggagataaaattaaaattagaagttAATATTTGAAATATATAGGAATCAAGCTGaagattaattattaaaattctagATTTAAGTGTATTTTATTGGTTGTAAATATATATAGTTTGAGTTtcaatcaaaattttttattttcaattttaaattttaaattttatatgtttGGTACGATTTGGTTGAAATCTAGaatttgttttgatttatttattttgtatttgatattTCATCCTATCAAATCATAGGAGTGCACATGGTTAAGCCGGAAGATTAGGTctgattttgaatattttaagaattactttggtgtgatttcaccatATTTAAGATTGGATAAGAATCTCAACAATAGACATGATTATTATTTCAGGCCGGATCCGGGTTAAAATAAACTCGGTTTCACCCGACTCATGTACACCCTAAGAgaattaaaaaaagtatatatgttttaaattaattttaatattgtgttatattaattataagtttattattttatttttaattacacttgttgaattagaaaatagatcaaagaagcatcaaattagaatttatgaaAAATTTAAGTTGAAATATGGATGTCAACTTTTTGGTAACAagtttcttctttataaataagtgcatcataaataatttctttataatttttttataaataatattaaaattttaaagatctgGTTTTTACCTAGTTTGGACCGGTATATATAGTTGATTTTCGGTAACAAGTgtcttctttataaataagtgcatcataaataatttctttataaataatttttttataaattaatattaaagttTTAAAGATCTGGTTTGCACCTGGTTTGGACCGGTATATATAGTTGTGACCAGAAAATGTTTAGAATTTATCGGATCTAAGATTGAGTTAGGGTCTAAAAAATAGACTGGATGTATATTTAGAGTTAGGAGAAACTCAATTTTACCCGACCCATTAACACTCTTACCAAATTTGAtaggattaatttaaaaaataaataaataaaagaagaagttaaaattaaaaacCGATCAAGTTAATATTTGAAATATATAAGAAATCAAACTAAAGATTTTATCATTAAACTCTATATTTAACTGTATTTTACGTTCTCGTTATAAAATATGTATTGTTTTATGaaatatatttcttttatttttgaacaaaaatgatatttttaatgcaTATTCTGTAAGAATACTTATTTTTTGTGTATATGTATTATGGTGgtaaaattaattctaaaatttcATTAGATTGATCTGTCTATGTAATCAGGTATTAGAATTTATAGTTTTACTGATTAAATTTATTATGCATAAGATATCATCTCTCAAATTtaaattcatccttaaaattataattgattcACTTTGTCTTCTAAAATTTACAATAATAACTTATGTTAACTTTTGAGATGATTTTTGTGAATGGTGTATTAATTTTATATGTTAATTTGGTAAGATTTGAATTTCTCACTTAAATTTTATGtgattaagaattattattagATTTCTTAGAAATTTTATTGACTTTCTAACATTCTCatgaagataataataataagttcaatttaaaaattttgtagttCTAAAAACAATAATCAAACTTCCAGAGCTCTAATAAATTTTAAGAGTTAACGAGATTAACTCAAAGATTAACGTGAGTTGTCATTATAAATTTTAGGATTCAATTTAAGTATATTGAATTTTAAGGATCAAATTAAATCTGACTTTAAATTTCAAaagttaaattaaatattaattcatATTTTGTGTAATTTAATAAGATTTATATTCAACATAATTAAATTAACTTAAGTActcagagagaatgagagaaggagagagcgggAGAGAGCGtttgagggtgaaacacggtgaagaagatggccatgccatcgaaagagataagggggagagtgtGGGAGGGTTTGCATCAGGTGTGAAGGAGGGATCAAGTAAGGGCGACCTTAGTTCCAGGGTGACTTCCAAGATTTCGTTCCGTGACAAGGTTATTGGTTCTACGGTAGCCACAGGGATAAATCGGGTTGAAGCTCTAGATGAGGATTCCATGGCAGTGGTCACTGGAAAACAAGGAGATCCTATGCCTCCAAGAGTTTGCTTCTCCGAAGAGGCTAGGAACATCCTTTCTGAACCATACAAGGAAGCAATTGTGATTAAGGTTCTTGGAAAAAACCTTAGTTACACGGCCATGTTTCACAAATTGAAAGGGGTATGGAGGATCACCGGTGGATATGAAATCTTGGATGTGGGTTTTGGGTACTTCCTCGTTAAATTTGATCGCATGGACGATCGAGAGAAGGTTTTACTAGGGGGGCCATGGATGATCTTCGGTCACTATATTGCGGTCAAGCCATGGACACCGGATTTTAAACCTTGTGAGGACACTTTCGGGGAGACTATGGTTTGGATTCGAATCTCTGGTTTGAGCATATGGTACTATCAGGATAAAGCCATGATGAGAATCGCTTCTGCTGTGGGAAAACCAGTCAAGGTGGATCTGGCTACTAAGTTGGCGGAAAGGGGAAAATTTGCTCGGGCTTGCGTGCAAATTAATCTTGGTTTGCCGGTGGTCCGGAGTGTGATTGTCGATGAGTTTGAATATAAGGTGGAGTATGAATGCTTACACCTTATTTGTGACAAGTGCAATTGTTTCGGGCATCCAGCAACTGACTGCAGAATGACCCCAATAGATTCGGAAAGGGTGGATCGAAAGGAAACATCAGTGACCGAGACGGCGGCCCGGGTGGTGCAGCCACAGGAAGcttcaaaagagaaaatttttgaatttggatgCAATCCCAAAGAGTCAGTGATAGTTGCAGAAATTGGGGAGGAATTAGATGATACGTTGCATGGGAAGGAAGTGGGGTCCCAACATTTGGAAAATGAGGCTGGCTGGACCAAAGTCAGCGGCAAAAGGAGAGAAAAATTGAGTCAATCAAACAAAGCCCAACAAACATCTAAAGATAAAATGCCGGTGCGCTCAAATCAGAAATTGGACCAGAACCGTGACTTTGGACTACGTATGAGAGGAGCCGAATCAGGGGTGAAGACCGGGTCGGTTAGCGGATCTAAGGCACGCATGGCATCTTCCAAACAGCAAGGGGTGAAGGGCAAATCTGTCTCCGTTGCGGTGCCGACTTTCACTGCCATTATCAAAAACGGACACAAGAGGTTGCGCCCTTCTTCTTTGCAGAATTCGCCGTCGACTCCGGACTGCCTTGGCGACACCAGCAAGCAGCAAATCGGCAAATTGGAAGGGTTGTCAGTGGAGGGACACAGACAGACTGGGCAACAACCGGACAAGGACAAGCAAGGCTCAGGGGGATATGATGGTGGATCTTCATCATCTCGTTAGGGACTTCAGCTGAGGTTGGTCCTTTTTACAATACAAATTGTTTTATGGATTATTTAGATTTAAGCTTTCTATTTTGGAATATTAGAGGTGCCTCTAATAAATTGGCCCGGGTTCATAGTAAGGAGTTAGCGAATAAATTTCATCCtacttttttcattctgtttgaaACCCATATTGCTTTCGAGAGGATGAAATCTTTTTGGAATAATCTAGGTTACCAGGATGTTGGTATTGTTGAGGCTAATGGTCATAGTGGGGGTATCTGGGTTCTATGTTCTAATTCAAATATTTCTGTGAGAGTATTGGATGTAGTTGATCAATGTATCAGTTTTGAAATCACTATGGGCAATACATCTAGTTACTGCAGTGCGGTGTATGCTAATCCGCATATACATCGGCGTAAAGAACTGTGGGGTGACTTGACAAGGATTGCTAATATGATCCATGGACCTTGGATTGTGTTAGGGGACTTTAATGATGTTTTGTTGCATAGTGAAGTTAGAGGGGGGCAATTTAGACTTGCCAGAGCAGAACAATTTGCGGAAACATTGGAGGATTGTGGGCTGTTTGATATGGGGGCTATTGGGAGAAGATTCACTTGGTACAGGAAGGTGAAAGGTGGGGTGCAGGTGGCCAAGAAGCTTGATAGAGCAGTCATCAACCAGGACTGGCGACTAATGTTTCCAGAGGCTTATACTGAGGTGCTGGCGCGCCTTCACTCTGATCATTGCCCATTATTCACTAGGTGCAAGATGGCAAAGAGGGCTACCAAGGGCCATCGTCCGTTCAGATTCCAGGCTGCGTGGATGACTCATCCTCTTTTTAGGAATGTTGTTGATACAGCTTGGAATAGAGGAGCTCCGGATGTAGTTAAATGTTTGTTGGAGGTTCAAAAAGATGCAACTAGCttcaataaaaaggtttttggcaatatttttgttaagaaaagggAGTTGGAGAGGCTTTTGAATGACGTTCAGATTACTCTGGAAAGTCGAGAGGATCAACAGCTTAGGATCAAAGAGCAAGTTTTGCATCAGGAACTGAATGCTGTCCTTCTTCAAGAAGAGTTGTTGTGGTATCAAAAATCTAGAGAACAATGGGTGAGATGTGGagacagaaatacaaaattttttcatctGCAGACAGTTATCAGGAgaaagaggaacaaaattcatgggTTATTTTTGGAGGATGGGTCTTGGACCACGGAGACTACGACTCTAGAACTGGCGGcaaattctttctttcaaaagcTCTTTTCTACAAGGGAGGATATTGACCTGGACgccatggggccttttccttgCCCGTCTCTTAGTACTGAGGCTTGTCAAAAGTTAGTGGAACCGGTGACGTCTGAAGAGGTTAAAAGAGCTGTGATGACAATGAGTTCATTTAAAGCCCCAGGGCCAGATGGATTTCAAGCAATTTTCTACAAAGAGTTCTGGGACTCTCTTAGCAACGATGTGTGTAGACTGGTCAAGCGAGCCTTTGAGGGTGAGCCATTGAATGCGGCTATTTTCGATACTCTCATTGTTCTAATTCCTAAAGTGGAAGTTCCCTCTTCCTTACGGGAGTTTCGGCCTATTAGCttatgtaatgtaatttataaaattgtcacaAAGGTTCTAGTTAACAGGTTCAGACCTTTCCTGTCGGAGATCATTGGTCCTTTGCAAGGAGGGTTCATTCCAGGAAGAGGAACCACAGAGAATATTATCATTGCTCAAGAGATTATGCACTTCATGAGGAACACCAAGTCTCGAAAAGGGACCATGGCAttcaagattgatttggaaaaagcttatGACAGGGTAGACTGGCGTTTTCTGGAAGCTACTTTGGTCCGGTTTGGGTTTCCAAAGGCTACCATTAATCTTATATTGAATTGTGTGATTTCCTCTTCGTTGGCAGTTTTGTGGAATGGGAACAGGCTCCAAAATTTCAATCCGAAGAGAGGGTtgaggcaaggagatcctatgtctccttatctatttgtactctgtatggaaatgcttgcctgctttatctctcatagagtttcccaaggtttgtggaacccagttgcggtttctaggaatggaccacgactctctcatttgat
This window harbors:
- the LOC112775155 gene encoding F-box/LRR-repeat protein At3g26922-like → MAERDSKAAKTTTTPIISVADDDIDRISSLPDCLLCHILSFLPTPTPVIVATTSVLSRRWRNVWKDMEVFKFQQKKKSQKSLFYSVKSVLALRRPGRIRKFRLQSDFSEANLVTVKNWINAAMGPQLEELHLLLSRENNDNLPLAPTLLIRNSIAALSRESYLFFPSLKSLSLNLGSTRNVDVLLSRCPVLETLNLKLFISTCPDLRVQKLRVASSSLKSLTITALSNYVIEGFELDAPSLENLSLLFNRELEGFSVRNLHSVRSASLDFCDTAGGYSVIELAMKILEKCRVLKDLTVHRRKHAYSKRWTEPIEVPSSLVSHLENFTFLLLDQFKEDREFITYILQKGLVLKSVIGYNTDCNSLLSLFPGGSKKCQFNYVHPYYQGCNLTWKLIRCVNFM